From the genome of Cedecea lapagei, one region includes:
- the pdeH gene encoding cyclic-guanylate-specific phosphodiesterase yields the protein MKLKQITHRLHTLEASVESLEERRFWLQCQRRYTFQPIYKTDGKLMAVELLTVVTHPDEAEIRIPPDRYFSSIPARLRLTVVEEQLRLLESWQATFLGHGILASVNVDGPTLMAMRQHQPILDLIAKLPWVRFELVEHITLPQAATLAGLQEFGPLWLDDFGTGLANFSALSEVRYDYIKVARELFIMLRKSDEGRNLFTMLLQLMNRYCKGVIVEGIETAEEWRDVQSSPACAAQGYFLSRPLPFENLEHVLIHLP from the coding sequence ATGAAGTTGAAGCAGATTACTCACCGGCTGCACACGCTTGAGGCGAGCGTTGAAAGTTTAGAAGAACGACGATTTTGGCTGCAGTGCCAGCGTCGCTACACCTTTCAGCCGATTTATAAAACGGACGGGAAACTGATGGCGGTTGAGCTGCTGACGGTGGTCACCCATCCGGATGAAGCAGAAATACGCATCCCGCCCGATCGCTATTTCTCCTCGATTCCTGCCCGCCTGCGGCTTACGGTTGTGGAAGAGCAGCTTCGACTGCTTGAGTCATGGCAAGCCACGTTTCTCGGTCATGGCATTCTGGCGTCAGTCAACGTGGACGGCCCGACGCTGATGGCGATGAGGCAGCATCAGCCGATCCTGGATTTGATCGCGAAGCTGCCGTGGGTGCGCTTTGAGCTGGTGGAACATATTACTTTACCGCAGGCTGCGACCCTTGCCGGTCTGCAGGAGTTTGGCCCGCTGTGGCTTGATGATTTTGGGACCGGCCTCGCCAACTTTTCCGCGCTGAGCGAAGTGCGTTATGACTACATCAAAGTGGCACGCGAACTTTTCATCATGCTGAGGAAAAGCGATGAAGGGCGTAATTTATTCACCATGCTGCTGCAATTGATGAACCGCTATTGCAAGGGGGTAATTGTGGAAGGTATTGAAACGGCTGAAGAATGGAGAGATGTTCAGTCTTCACCGGCCTGTGCGGCACAGGGCTATTTCCTTTCACGTCCGTTGCCTTTCGAAAACCTTGAACATGTTCTGATCCACCTCCCCTGA